The following nucleotide sequence is from Lytechinus variegatus isolate NC3 chromosome 12, Lvar_3.0, whole genome shotgun sequence.
atgaatCCCGATGTTTCAATCATACACCCTTAGCTAATACTTTCAACGTGTTTCAAAGTGTTGATTACGCTTCAGCTTTTTGTCATAAATACAGATGGATATACTATGTGCTCGCATCATACaataacaaaaacatatttacaaattatattCAATCAAACTTTAACTCATATCTACGTGACGATTTCAATCACCAATGATGACGAGATCTTTACCAGTTTTGCATAAACCGTAACCATGGCAATCATAGCCTGCGTTTACATGTTTTTCGGATTGAAATCACAAAGAATGAGTATATGATCTttaatgaatatgcatcatCGTCGTCAGAACATCATCCACCAGAGGCTCAAGAGTTCTTTTGGACCAGCCCGGAGAGCCAAGAGAAAACTCTTGTGCGAAAAATAGGATAGGTGGCATTCGGCTTTGGCGTAAAACAATATCGTCGTTTTGTTTTCTTGTTGCCCCTTAGAAGCtcgaaatccctttacatttaGGGAAGGGCTTCTGCCAACAATGAAAGATCGAGAGCGACGCCCTGAGGACGTTTCCACCTGATCTACCTTCATGATGTTACCTGCGTAACAATAATCAAAATGGTTGCAATCATACCAATAAGATAGATAAACATGAAGATTCTATCAACTACCAAAGCCACTTGCTTCCATTCATTATGGCATTTCTCCTCGTTGTCTTTTCGTTTCTGAGTCTCTTTCAGGAATCGGAAATCCTCGTGGATCTTCCGCAAGAGGTTGATTTCCCGCATGCGCATAGAGTTAGAAGAGCTTCGCGTGTGCGTGGAGACTGGTTGCGAACACGGCCTCGAATGTCTGTCGTTGCGATCCAACCTAATGCCGCTACCGCCGTTGCTGTTGGAATCAATGTCCCGGTGCTCTTCCCAGTAGTTCCCGTCATACGAATCCATCTCGTAGTGGTTGAGGAGCCGCGTCCCCTGGCACTGCTGGGACTTTCGGCTCCGGTAGTATATTTCTTGGTTGAAAGATGTCTTCCTCATGAGAACTACCTTGCCGACACGTCCAAGGACGATCTTTCGCAACCAGGGTGGTACAGGACTTGTTTCGGGTCCACGATGGTGCAGATTGAGTACTACGACCGACATCGCCAGCGATAGAGATaccattaccatggtaacagcgTAGTAAATAGCTAATATAGTGAGACAAACAAGAAGATTGGTACAATTATTTCACTGGTCCATTATTTAGTTTTGATGCTTAGGCCTCCgcataataatgaaataagagaGGCATTGCTTTGAATATCATTGCTTTGTTGATGGGGAACGTGTACCATGATTTTATCAAGACATGAAGTGGCTCTCGTATCACATGGGGAGGTGTCAATCCGCTTTCTGCTatactctccacccaggtagGATGCAAAAGTAAATGCAGTATGGCCCAGCATTTTTGTGACttttactataatttttttttccatttctttggACAAAGTATACAAAGAACCAAAGATTAATAGATATTTTCACACAGAAACGTAAGAGAGGTGTCTAATAGTAGGGCAGAAATACACATATTCCAACATCAATGAAATACTGCCAAAACAACAAGAACCAGAAAATAAAGGCACTTGGATAATGTTAAGTGTAAGTAAGTCGCTTCCTCTGTCATAGCTGCCGCCAACTTACCAATGATAGGCACAGCACCAGATGGTGGTAGAAGCTCAGCAACAAGCAATAAGAAGACAGTCAAAGACAGCAGAACTGTGATCCCAAGGCTCACTTTTTCCCCGGACTCTGGAGGCAGGAAGAAACTCAGGAAGGTGGTGGCAGAGATGAGGGTACAGGGCATAATCAGGTTGAAGACGAAGTAGGTTGGGATACGACGGAGGAAGACAGAGTATTCGACGTAACTGTAGAGGATCGGTTCATCATCCAGGTAGATTTGATAAGGTTCTTTGTGCGCGCCGGCGTGGAAGGACGTAATCTCCCACTCACTGGAACTCCGCAGGTACTTCTCAGCAGAACCTGTGACAGAAGGTGAACATAACGGGTTTTCATTGCGTTAGTGATTGCAGGAATTCGCTTGATAACAATAGAAGACATCGTGTGCAGTTGGTGTTACCAAAGATataaattattgaatttcatccgagtatatgtaggcctattcattaatttgtataacaattaaaatatataaatgaaaaggcAACATTAATGGGGAAGTAAATTAACATCGCTGATTATTCCAACATAAAGACTAATATAGTTTGTTTGATATAAACCATCAAAAACCAAGACTGAAGACCGACAATGGCAGAATTCATTTCGATTTACGTAAGAAATGTAATTCATCAATTCTGTATGGCGTCATTGACCATCTTTATCCCTCTTAATCTTGGCTCTAGTCGCTAGAGCGCTCCCAAATCCTCGCTTTCTCTGCAAACCATTAATAACTGACTTCATAATGCAGTCATTGATCCTTCTAATATCAAACAGTCCTTACAATTAATCCCACCTGATGTTCAAAGTTCTTGTTAATGCcttggaaaattatttttcttttctcatgtatgttttaattattttgctttttgtgcattaaaatgttttcatgccaattattttgtttattgaaaattgtaTATATAACTGTCTGTATTGTCAACCCCCTAACCCCCTAAACACTCTAAAGTCAGATCAACTTTGGCGCCTTTATTCAGCAAGAAGTTCATTCTCCGTTACTTCTTATCTCCATTGGTTTTATTTGTGACAAAATAAGAAAGATCTCTTTAAGCCGATCTGAAACCATGGAAACAGTAGCTGAACGAGGTTGGGCCTAATTTGTGTTAGCTTCCAAGATTTGGGGTATGGAAGAGGGAGTTGGGTAGGACTAGAGTAGGTTGATTTTCCGTTGCATATTACTGGTTTTAATCATTTACTATTTGTCTGTTTATGACAATTACCACAAGGATTTCATATCTTCTCGTGGTCAACTGGTCAAAGCAAACCAAGGGTTTCACGGACACTGATGTTTTAGTAAACCATCAACTAAAGTTTGCTAGTGATGCAAACCTTTCAGAGACCACGCCCCTGTCGTAGTAGCGTCTGAATTTGTTTCTTTCTACTCGGTCTGACTAATAAATTCAACTACTACTTCACGTGACTAACAATTTACACCTTTATACTGACCCTTTACACGCGAATAGAgaaacaaaatcatcaaaatcatcattgtTAATTAAATCATCCATCGCATCATCTGATTATCACCgaaattaatcaaatttgagCGAGAGCGTCGTGTCTTCTGATATCAACACACTCTGTACTGTCGGTAGAGTATCCGAAATGTGAACGTTTAACCAAGTATGTATGGGAATGGCATAAATACACTCTAAATCTAATGGATTTAAagtaaatccagatcggctgtgaagaGTGACCAGCCGAATTTCTGATTTATCTTTAGTCTTTTAAGCCTCTAaagattttaattcaaatcttttatcTTTATAATAAAATCCACAAGTTTTAAATCTGGCTGGTCACTATTTACAGCCTAtcgcgatttatttttaatcctcGGAGTTTAGAGTGTGAGCACCCATGTGGATGTGTTCTTTCTTTTTGCGTTTTTTATTAGATACTAATCTAGACTTAGATTTACTAAAAATAAATGCGTTTCAATAAATAGCTTATCATATTAATTGGAGCCGTCTTGGAAACCCCCGCccctaacaataataataaatgaataaaataaagtaaaatgaaataaagtgaatGACCCTTTTTCTACCACCTTTATCGTCTTGGTCAGCATGGTCAGTTTGAGGAAAAATCAAGTCACCATTCTTGATCGATGATAAAAAGTATAGAATATTGTAAGCAAACGTACCTGTTCCGTTAAGCATAATCTCATTAGCGCCATGTTGCCAAGGGCCAAAGGTCACAGTACATTTCTGCACATCAAATGGAAAGTTTGTGACGTCCATGGTACAGTGTGTCTTGATGATAGTGGGTGATTGCCAGACTACTTTCCCTGTGTGGTATACACTGCATATTGAATGGGCTGCgtagtcttcatatctactccCAGCACTAAAATAACGgataatgaaacataattaGTACGAAGATCAGTTAAgatccatatacatgtaacattttCACTCGATGTTTGTTTGGTCTAATCGGTTACAGAGACGTGCGATAGAAGGGCAACCAATATTAAAGCAACAAACAATCCCATCGTTAATCTGAACCTTGGTCTTTATTCCTCAAAGGGGGATTATTACTCATATCaaagtttatttcatatttcagttATTGTATATAAGAattttatacataaatattgcATTCCTGAATTTTCACTAAAAAATTAATATGGATTTTATTAATAATGATCTTTCCTTTGCTTAATTATCAGGAATCATATCTTGGTATCAATGAACAGCCATGGTGAAAAGCATTGATTGGGTATCTTACTTGTTATACAGCCATAGGTCCGGCATCCACACCTCGTCCCTTGTAATCTTGAAGTTATTAACGCTGTTATACATGGAAGGTTCCCATACCAGATAGTCATCGTGCCATCTctgtaaaagaatgaaaaatgcaaGTGGTAAAAGGATAAATGATAGATTTTTAGGGGATTCGACACTGGCGTAAATATTCGACGtgtggccccccccccaaaaaaaaaaaaaaagttaaaacagGTCAGGAAAATGTGtaatatgttatttattttctgaaatattaTGGCAAAAGCTGTCTAAAAATTAGATTTCGCTTTTGCTCCCTCATTTTTGGGCTCATTTGGCCACTTCTTTCTATGGAGAggcaaaatattaatgaaaaactACATGAAGGCAATATAGGCCTACGTTCCCTAAAAGGAGAACCATTGTCTCCATGTGTTTCCAAAACTTCaagatttatattcaaatcgAATCTGCGATGAGATCAAGTGAATCTTCCATTTACGTGTCGATCAAAATTGCAGTGACAGCCAAGACTCGACAGCTGTAGCTATGTCATCTGTATTTACACAGGGTACGCAGGGGCAGATACTTGATTTAGTAAATTGAAAAACATATACTGATACATGCAAAGACAACATTTATATGGTctgaataatttatttgatctgactgctgtttttttttcactttaattTTATGAACTGTCTATAAATATACTCGACGTGGAttgagtgagtgagagagagagaaactgAGGTAGTAGAAGTAAAAAGACAATATATATGCACAACCATACCGAAAATACGACAAACGTGTACATGGATAcaaattaaattgaatcaatGCTACATTTATTAGTGCCAGGCACGACGCTACCAATAAAAATAACAGTGtacaaaattttttaaaataccatctgattagtttttttttgcacggatagccccccccccccagccctcACTATTGAAACCGTTCCACAGCCCCTAGCCGAAGTATGCATCtaacaaaattcataaatacacaaataacaCACAAACACATGAATAATCTAAATGATAATGACTTCACACTCATAACGATGGTATAAATAATTGACAAAAAGAAACGGCAGAGTTTGATAAGATTAGGGTTAGAATGGGAGATAGACAGACGGACAGAATTGGCGGATGGAAAAAGGAGGAAACAACAAAGAAAGACCGCTGATATATCAGAGGTGGAAAAGGATGGAGGAAAATGCCAGGATCTCATCCCTTCGCAACCTCAAGAGAAAAACGCTCCAACTACTCAACATGATTTAACTAAAGTTGCCAAGGGCTATTATCTTCCGTCTCGTTTCATTCGGATCATACGCAACGTCAATTTTGATTGATATCTCATGAATAAAGTTTCTTTGGAAGTATTGCAGTGAAATATCCCGCAGGAAACGAAGTATATGAGACATGTGCTAATGCCTATAGCTATGTGGTCTACGGGAATATTTAGGCTTAATACCTGGAACATCCCACAGGAGTCATAAAGAAAGGCTAATCTCACATTTTATGTTAAAGTTGAAGTGAATGGGGAAATACAACCCGTATATAATTCATGGAAATTCCACAACGACTTGATGGTTAAACTAGTCCATTTTTTGGACAGTCAATACGCCATTTTACCACCACATGCATGCACGAACGTAGCTAAGATTCGTTTTGTTTGCTTTGGtttggttattattatttgaaatcaaAGGATacgaattttttttatcttaacaTCGCATAAATGGATTACAGTCTTGAAAAAAGTAACAATAATCAGATCCCTCAATCCCCTCACCTTTATGTTTTCAGTCAGGCGCCTATTAGATTATTCGCACACGGGACCCTCTTTGCTTGTGAAAATATGGagatcatttgaaaaaaatcctaatTCTACTGTACACTATGTAATTTAGTTGGTGTACGCTATTGAACATGACGGTAAATAATGACTATACTACATTTTGAAGTTGCATTTTTATTCACACCATAATTACCCCCTCAGCGACCTACATGTAAGACTTTGTGTGCGCATGCGTGTTTAGCTTTCAAATTCATTAGCATCCTCTGTAATCAAATCTCTGAAAATTGGTCAAAATTTCCTATTCTGACTTGTATATCCGCACCAAATATCAACCAACTGGGATTCAAAAGTGTTTTCATATCTAATGATGATTTTCAATGTGCTGTTCATttattgttgatgatgatgattattatcatttttttcactattctcactatgattataattttcattattgcggttattattattatcattataataattataataattagcatcatcataattatcattattaccaaatGACGATattggaaaataataataaacatcaGTGTTGACAATACGTGGGGGAATATTCTTCTAAAAGGGGTTTACAATCCTAGGtctgaaattaataaattagtTTGTCGTGACAGATggttaattttcttttttgatattAAGTTTTTTTCCAGGgtcctttctctttttcatcTGACTTCTAGGAAGAGCAGAGCTATTATATCAAAGGCTCTGAATAAGTTATACCATCCGTATCCccttatatttgtttttatatcatattaatactcgcaactattttattttgtgtacactgtacattgtttttttttatgataattttgataCAGTAAATAGAACCGATCGAAAGCAAGATCCCTCGCAGCAATAATATAAAGAATTTAGAGTTATCATTGATAATATAATCATTGTTTCCGGTGCTTTTACATGTCAATTATGAAGCGGTTTACGTTTGTGTGTGTCTTGCGTGTGGGTATTTGTGTATAGGATTCTCCTACGAACAAAAGTGATTATGTACGTCGTGTATTGCAAaaagattggaagaaatattttaatgaGCACTGACTAATCTAGGTCAGGGTTGTATAGCTTTGAAAGAGAAAGCATGTAACATGTCTTAATTGATAGCCACTTCTTAAAGACACAGTTGggtttgttcttttttaataaCGGGTTGATCGTCTTCGATGTGTTGATGTCAGTAAGAATGATGTTGAGATACTTCGTGCTGACGTTAAATGTAATTATTACTATTCTATGACGTCACCTGTGCCTAAACGCAAAAGACGAACTTCATTACTGTAGCCCATATATATATTCGATCTGCTTTGATCACGATACTCTTATATATTCAGATCTTAATGCATGGTGATTTCACGGTCCAAATCAATGGTCAGTTTTCATTAAGCAATTCGTTATTATGGCAATGCATTTCCTGACGCTTGTCATGTTTTTTGTTTCCACGTAATctatgattttacaaaaaatgaaatcacaatGCCTGATGTccattatatattttcatacataaCCTAAGAATGAAATAgcaaattcaaataataaaaatcctAATTACTGTACCAAAATCaacatgattttgatgaaaccgTGTGATTAGCGAATAATGAGGAtgatactttctaagttatttTTCAAAGCCAATAAAATTGGAGCAAGTGTGAACATTTATCTGAAGACTTAAGTGATTCttttaaattactttatttCAACTCAATACTGGTCACTTTCTTGTACATTGTAGTAAAAACCCCAAAGCCCAAATCCACATCTTAAGACATCAGACATGTATCATCGAACTCTACCAATATTTCAATACTATGGGCAGGACGGGTGCTCACATGCTAATCGTTCGTAACTGGGTAATCAATAA
It contains:
- the LOC121425649 gene encoding neuronal acetylcholine receptor subunit alpha-10-like, yielding MNKDLPHDRLLFFIMFLLLVCLTIPAVSAQDSVNTTQNSSNNSNATGGASGSRDHMNLRSDLFSNGRYDKSIRPVKNISQTTLVEMQFFVAQVLDVDERLETFKINAWLTMRWHDDYLVWEPSMYNSVNNFKITRDEVWMPDLWLYNNAGSRYEDYAAHSICSVYHTGKVVWQSPTIIKTHCTMDVTNFPFDVQKCTVTFGPWQHGANEIMLNGTGSAEKYLRSSSEWEITSFHAGAHKEPYQIYLDDEPILYSYVEYSVFLRRIPTYFVFNLIMPCTLISATTFLSFFLPPESGEKVSLGITVLLSLTVFLLLVAELLPPSGAVPIIAIYYAVTMVMVSLSLAMSVVVLNLHHRGPETSPVPPWLRKIVLGRVGKVVLMRKTSFNQEIYYRSRKSQQCQGTRLLNHYEMDSYDGNYWEEHRDIDSNSNGGSGIRLDRNDRHSRPCSQPVSTHTRSSSNSMRMREINLLRKIHEDFRFLKETQKRKDNEEKCHNEWKQVALVVDRIFMFIYLIGMIATILIIVTQVTS